A stretch of Mucilaginibacter terrae DNA encodes these proteins:
- a CDS encoding helix-turn-helix domain-containing protein, translating into MAETLHIGRKIARIREIKGIKQEALAMELGVSQQTISNIEKSEKLEDEVLEKIAKYLGVTSEAIKNFSDEAVVNYFNTFNDSSVNHGAFGNYHCTFNPIDKIVELYNEKVVLLERLLQAEKEKNDLLKGKNE; encoded by the coding sequence ATGGCAGAGACATTACATATCGGACGTAAGATTGCGAGAATACGGGAGATCAAAGGAATTAAACAAGAAGCTCTTGCAATGGAGCTTGGAGTTAGTCAGCAAACGATCTCTAACATTGAGAAAAGCGAAAAGCTTGAGGATGAAGTATTAGAGAAGATTGCGAAGTATTTAGGCGTAACCTCCGAAGCCATTAAGAATTTCAGTGATGAAGCCGTTGTGAATTATTTTAACACATTTAATGATAGCAGTGTAAATCATGGTGCGTTTGGTAATTATCATTGTACATTTAATCCAATCGATAAGATCGTTGAATTATATAACGAGAAAGTAGTGTTGCTTGAACGCTTGCTTCAGGCGGAAAAAGAGAAAAACGACCTTTTAAAAGGCAAGAACGAATAA